In a single window of the Flavobacterium ammoniigenes genome:
- a CDS encoding Cthe_2314 family HEPN domain-containing protein produces MKITEFNGELFKDFIEIVHRTMKEIHNHPEYNLSKNNYNLLSHEGKYADKVFSIYSKITEVKEDLRKIEIFLRRFPLKKFYEENEISHLDYIKYHTEVFYHKSNTLLDLFKLMVNEVYELGYSEKKCTWGNLIKSEIVKETLSIKVIEFYHKSFKHIIEARNFNTHRGIFKDSEKDDIQSSMIIYKNSEKFNIEIGDDFRKMMPKFYLEYKLKKYKNDKLLYIKSGNNVAEQYINFFMNVTIPEFLKRAKEKQ; encoded by the coding sequence ATGAAAATAACCGAATTTAACGGCGAATTATTCAAAGATTTCATTGAAATTGTTCATCGAACAATGAAAGAAATACATAACCATCCCGAATATAACCTAAGCAAAAACAATTATAATTTACTAAGTCACGAAGGAAAATATGCTGATAAAGTCTTTAGCATTTATTCTAAAATAACAGAAGTTAAAGAAGATTTGAGAAAAATTGAAATTTTTCTTCGTCGTTTTCCATTAAAAAAATTTTATGAAGAAAACGAAATTTCTCATTTAGATTATATTAAATATCATACCGAAGTTTTCTATCACAAATCTAATACACTTTTAGATTTGTTTAAATTAATGGTAAATGAAGTTTATGAGCTTGGATATTCTGAAAAAAAATGTACTTGGGGAAACTTAATAAAATCCGAAATAGTTAAAGAAACATTGTCAATAAAAGTAATAGAATTTTATCATAAAAGTTTTAAGCATATTATTGAAGCTAGAAATTTTAATACCCATCGTGGAATATTTAAAGATTCCGAAAAAGACGATATTCAAAGTTCAATGATAATTTACAAAAATTCAGAAAAATTCAATATAGAAATAGGAGATGACTTCAGAAAAATGATGCCTAAATTTTATTTAGAATATAAACTTAAAAAATATAAAAATGACAAATTATTGTACATCAAAAGCGGTAATAATGTCGCAGAACAATACATTAATTTTTTTATGAATGTAACTATTCCTGAATTTTTAAAAAGAGCAAAAGAAAAACAATAA
- a CDS encoding LytR/AlgR family response regulator transcription factor: MDKYKAYVVDDELENIELLKFFLNKYCLNIEIIGESDTFESCITFLNDTKPDIIFLDIKLNDKNAFDILDLIDASESEIIFVTAYQEFAPKAFKYNAIEYVLKPIAIEDLILSVNKAIVRIEEKKLFKNQILNNLHSLKERPSSIITISSLDKIDIIKKTDILYCKSDGRYTTFYLLNKIEILACKNLGEYEIVLSDDMFFRIHNSYIINVSHIKNINKKAGYYCEMINGDLLPIAKRRYQSFINFLNILKINLN, translated from the coding sequence ATGGATAAATATAAGGCATATGTAGTAGATGATGAATTAGAAAATATAGAGCTATTAAAGTTTTTTTTAAATAAATATTGCCTAAATATAGAAATTATTGGTGAATCTGATACATTTGAAAGTTGTATCACCTTTTTAAATGATACAAAACCAGATATTATATTTTTAGACATTAAATTAAATGACAAAAATGCATTTGATATTTTAGATCTAATTGATGCCTCAGAATCTGAAATTATTTTTGTTACTGCCTATCAAGAATTTGCGCCGAAGGCTTTTAAATATAATGCAATTGAATATGTTTTAAAACCAATTGCAATTGAAGATTTAATTTTATCCGTTAACAAAGCAATTGTAAGAATAGAAGAAAAAAAATTATTTAAAAATCAAATTTTAAATAATCTTCATTCCTTAAAAGAAAGACCCTCTAGTATAATAACAATTTCTTCTCTTGATAAAATTGATATTATAAAAAAAACCGATATATTATATTGTAAATCTGACGGAAGATACACTACTTTTTATTTATTGAACAAAATAGAAATTTTAGCCTGTAAAAATTTAGGTGAATATGAAATAGTCCTAAGCGATGATATGTTTTTTAGAATTCATAATTCTTATATAATAAATGTTTCGCATATTAAAAACATAAATAAAAAAGCAGGATACTATTGCGAAATGATTAATGGGGATTTGTTGCCAATTGCAAAAAGAAGGTATCAATCCTTTATAAATTTTTTAAATATTTTAAAAATTAATTTAAATTAA
- a CDS encoding IS1 family transposase: MTFHQSSCIKISDTKICPHCTAPTLIKNGFTANQKQQFYCKTCTKRCIDFYTSEGCRKEINANIITLIKEGMGIRSIARVLGISTSTLLKRIVFISKGVQSPPISSGQIYEVDEMRTFLRHKGKVIWIVYALDRINKNVISFAVGSRTKKTLNQVIKTVILSNPKRIYTDGLIHYKFLIHNTIHKVTRFGTNRIERKNLSLRTQLKRLNRRSICFSKSLLVLNAVLRIYFWL; encoded by the coding sequence ATGACTTTTCATCAGTCCTCGTGTATCAAAATTAGTGATACTAAAATTTGCCCTCATTGTACTGCTCCTACACTTATTAAAAATGGGTTTACTGCTAACCAAAAACAACAATTTTATTGTAAAACGTGCACGAAACGATGTATCGATTTTTATACAAGTGAGGGTTGTCGTAAAGAAATCAATGCCAATATCATAACGCTAATTAAAGAAGGAATGGGAATTAGAAGTATTGCTAGAGTTTTAGGTATCTCTACCTCCACTTTACTAAAAAGGATAGTATTTATCTCTAAAGGAGTTCAATCGCCACCCATTAGTTCGGGTCAAATCTATGAAGTAGATGAGATGAGAACTTTTTTACGGCATAAAGGCAAAGTAATTTGGATTGTATATGCTTTAGATCGAATCAACAAAAATGTAATTAGTTTTGCTGTTGGTTCAAGAACAAAGAAAACACTCAATCAAGTCATTAAAACCGTAATACTTTCCAATCCCAAAAGGATTTATACTGATGGGTTGATTCACTACAAATTTTTAATTCACAACACTATTCATAAAGTCACTCGCTTTGGAACTAATAGAATTGAAAGAAAAAACCTGAGCCTCCGTACTCAATTAAAACGCCTCAATAGAAGGTCAATTTGTTTTTCCAAAAGTTTGCTTGTACTCAATGCAGTGTTAAGGATTTATTTTTGGTTGTAG
- a CDS encoding histidine kinase: MKYFFLVFFASLNFMIYGQKYETIRYFNQNGDLNSEIIYNIEEDLNNYFWMSTDNGIFKYNGNSFKKFTVKNGLPSNDIFKIKIDSRNRIWLTGYYFGLYYIYKDKVVKVKNSEKYNTLEYLYENKDTIFFKNPYFVNIKYITKNNKLESLPLNLNRVRIMTYNDNGLEVYRYAKKLNFFVIYKNRRINVPKGYVFYPNLSSTVPTFVKDYSLMKYHSLNRIISNDIIFLKDGKWNKFLKTKEVKKIKILSRDFENNYTYMYDSKNKIIVLKDNVYNYKLTKLYSSLPIDNDKIYFTFIDKSKNIWVITNDNQLIFVPNNYDQISSYNSEFIFKNKFSSIKYGIKYKDKFFLITNNNEFGFFDLNNKFSVIDIFKNEALYKIIVNNEKLILCTNKSHYYYDINSYSLIKKFKSPANKNSKIIDNELIYSKGASLNINDSVILSIKNSIRFKDFVKINDKFYCSNEDFIISKSIYDKFHTKREIKYVNVIEKYNDLLLVGTNSNGLFLLNSKLETVQKVNNNKNIIDIKVEKNIIYVLTTNSLHVYEIVKNKLALLKVKSSKDGILDSRNKNINIDSKFIYIYSQYGITKIKKINIKTKSKAEIDFECLEFPTYTDKTIKLNRKTNTLNFLFNVNTFENEKNFKKFIRLENDNSFIKHKWEELSNKSFTYKDLKPGHYKLTLKLTSENLYKDQIKEINFYIEPYFWETTLFSFIVIALIILIIVVLYLYFKNKANKRYYLQNKINYLELKALKSQMNPHFMFNTLNGLQSVIFTKNDKEINNYFVKFSRLLRITLEVLNKEKVTLKDEINYLQSYLELEQIRKINNLVCTINIDDNLDLEGIEIPVMLLQPLLENAIEHGYSNLNKTSNLIINVKKIINTLIIEIEDDGIGVDLDKINNKEYLIKNNSFACNNIKDRIKVLNYFSKNKYKIEWFNLNNENKTGTKVIFSINLTNGK, from the coding sequence ATGAAATATTTTTTTTTAGTTTTTTTTGCTAGTTTAAATTTTATGATTTACGGTCAAAAATATGAAACAATAAGATACTTTAATCAAAATGGAGATTTAAATTCTGAAATTATTTACAACATTGAAGAAGATTTAAATAATTATTTTTGGATGTCTACTGATAATGGTATTTTTAAGTACAATGGAAATAGTTTTAAAAAATTTACCGTTAAAAATGGATTACCATCAAATGATATTTTTAAAATAAAAATTGACTCAAGGAACAGAATTTGGTTAACTGGATACTATTTTGGTTTATATTATATTTATAAAGATAAAGTTGTAAAGGTAAAGAATAGCGAAAAGTATAATACTCTAGAGTACTTATATGAAAACAAGGACACCATTTTTTTTAAAAATCCATATTTTGTAAATATAAAATACATAACAAAAAATAATAAATTAGAAAGCTTACCACTCAATTTAAATAGAGTAAGGATAATGACCTATAATGATAATGGTCTAGAAGTATATAGGTATGCAAAGAAATTGAATTTTTTTGTAATTTATAAGAATAGGAGAATAAATGTACCTAAGGGTTACGTTTTTTATCCCAATCTGTCTTCAACAGTACCTACTTTTGTTAAGGATTACAGTTTAATGAAATATCATTCTTTAAACAGAATAATTAGTAATGATATTATATTTTTAAAAGATGGTAAATGGAATAAATTTCTTAAAACAAAGGAAGTTAAAAAAATTAAAATTCTGAGTAGGGATTTTGAAAATAATTATACATATATGTATGATTCTAAAAATAAAATTATTGTTTTAAAAGATAATGTATACAATTATAAACTAACAAAATTATATTCAAGTTTACCAATAGATAATGATAAAATATATTTCACATTTATAGATAAATCAAAAAATATATGGGTTATTACCAATGATAATCAATTAATTTTTGTGCCAAATAATTATGATCAAATCTCATCATATAACAGCGAATTTATTTTCAAAAACAAATTTTCATCCATAAAATATGGGATTAAATATAAGGATAAGTTTTTCTTAATAACAAATAATAACGAGTTTGGTTTTTTTGACCTTAATAATAAATTTTCTGTCATAGATATTTTTAAAAATGAAGCATTATACAAAATCATAGTTAATAATGAAAAATTAATTTTGTGTACAAATAAATCACATTATTATTACGATATTAATAGTTACTCATTAATTAAAAAATTTAAATCCCCTGCAAATAAAAATTCAAAAATTATTGATAATGAATTAATCTATTCGAAAGGGGCAAGTTTAAATATAAATGATAGTGTTATACTATCAATTAAGAATAGTATTAGATTTAAAGATTTTGTAAAAATTAATGACAAATTTTACTGTTCAAATGAAGATTTTATAATTTCTAAATCAATTTATGATAAATTTCACACAAAAAGAGAGATAAAGTATGTCAATGTAATTGAAAAATATAATGATTTACTTTTAGTTGGTACAAATTCTAATGGATTATTTCTTCTTAATAGTAAATTAGAAACAGTCCAAAAAGTTAATAATAATAAAAATATTATTGATATAAAAGTTGAAAAAAATATTATCTATGTTTTAACTACAAACTCTTTACATGTTTATGAGATAGTAAAAAATAAGCTTGCTTTATTAAAAGTAAAATCAAGTAAAGATGGCATCCTTGATTCAAGAAATAAAAATATAAATATTGATAGTAAATTTATTTATATCTATAGTCAATATGGAATTACCAAAATAAAAAAGATAAATATAAAGACTAAATCTAAAGCGGAGATAGACTTTGAATGTTTAGAATTTCCTACATATACTGATAAAACAATTAAATTGAATAGAAAAACAAATACTCTAAATTTTTTATTTAATGTTAACACATTTGAAAACGAGAAAAATTTTAAAAAATTTATTCGTTTAGAGAATGACAATTCATTTATAAAACATAAGTGGGAAGAATTATCAAATAAAAGCTTTACTTATAAAGACCTTAAACCCGGCCATTATAAATTAACCCTAAAATTAACTTCTGAAAACTTATATAAAGATCAAATAAAAGAAATTAACTTTTACATAGAGCCTTATTTTTGGGAAACTACACTTTTTTCATTTATTGTAATAGCATTAATAATTTTAATTATTGTTGTACTTTATTTATATTTTAAAAACAAGGCAAATAAAAGATATTATTTACAAAACAAAATTAATTATTTAGAACTTAAAGCTTTAAAGTCTCAAATGAATCCTCATTTTATGTTTAACACATTAAATGGGTTGCAAAGTGTTATTTTTACAAAAAACGATAAAGAAATCAATAATTATTTTGTTAAGTTCTCCAGATTACTTCGTATAACATTAGAAGTATTAAACAAAGAGAAAGTTACACTTAAAGATGAAATTAATTATTTACAATCATATTTAGAACTAGAGCAAATTCGAAAAATAAATAATTTAGTATGCACAATAAATATTGATGATAATCTAGATTTAGAAGGTATCGAAATACCAGTAATGTTATTACAACCTTTGCTAGAAAATGCCATTGAGCACGGTTATAGTAATTTAAATAAAACAAGTAATTTAATTATTAATGTAAAGAAAATAATCAATACCTTAATTATTGAAATTGAAGATGATGGTATAGGTGTTGATTTAGACAAAATCAACAATAAAGAGTATTTAATTAAAAATAACTCTTTTGCTTGTAACAATATTAAAGACAGGATCAAAGTCTTAAATTATTTTAGTAAAAATAAATATAAAATAGAGTGGTTTAATTTGAACAATGAAAATAAAACTGGTACTAAAGTCATTTTTTCTATTAATTTAACTAATGGCAAATAA
- a CDS encoding helix-turn-helix domain-containing protein: MVPNVLKSIRLARIEKNHTQEFIATKLSLTQSYYAKIERGNAKLTLVMFLQLLDILELDCVDFFKQLKKKNHKRCNCGCQRERLNPKKISGNHYT, from the coding sequence ATGGTTCCAAACGTCTTAAAATCAATTCGATTAGCTAGAATTGAAAAAAACCACACCCAAGAATTTATTGCTACAAAACTAAGCTTAACCCAAAGTTATTATGCTAAAATTGAAAGAGGTAATGCTAAACTTACTTTAGTTATGTTTCTCCAACTCTTAGATATTTTAGAGCTTGATTGTGTCGATTTTTTTAAACAATTAAAAAAGAAAAATCACAAACGATGTAATTGTGGGTGCCAAAGAGAAAGGTTAAACCCTAAAAAAATAAGTGGAAATCACTATACATAA